A genomic window from Cucumis melo cultivar AY chromosome 8, USDA_Cmelo_AY_1.0, whole genome shotgun sequence includes:
- the LOC103484311 gene encoding 2-succinylbenzoate--CoA ligase, chloroplastic/peroxisomal isoform X1 — MTNYSLPHICQCLTRIATARRASPLTVAGDRRQTGQQFVDSVFALARGLLDLGLLPGDVVAISAFNSDWYLEWLLAVAFVGAIAAPLNYRWSFEETLSAMVAVRPVMLVIDEGGCQWYSKLQNDHIPSLRWHVLIGFHPPGYDKTRGALTSEELKKHYVINMPPNFLHAPEGVALICFTSGTTGRPKGVAITHSALIVQTLAKVAIVGYSEDDVYLHTAPLCHIGGLSSAIAMLMLGARHILIPKFEVKPAVEAIDLYGVTSLITVPAMMADLVSLIRERDNGKTRESVKKILNGGGGLPLELIKDAVSIFPRAKLVSAYGMTETCSSLTFLMLCDPMGETSVPHFQSYEHSKCRSVYQPEGVCVGKPAPHIEIKISLDGSSNVGRILTRGPHLMLRYYDKISARPSNDANDVWFDTGDIGSIDDNGNLWLVGRSNGRIKSGGENIYPEEGHSSTSYTSIDSSCEVDYTNEFTTNEIFKSREALINWTREVGKRKGLVIVIKTSDAGVNGRRPRISFGCERSGRYRRISKLEVLGDKGARKLTGTKKCGCPFLLKGQKLTTDDDWMVKVVCGIHNHVANKNMEGHTFAGRLSQEENEILMNLSNSSVRPKDILSTLKSRDAQNASTMKTIYNARHRQKRVEKKRKPDMQELFGGENSIATSGS; from the exons ATGACCAATTACTCCCTCCCTCACATCTGCCAGTGCCTCACTCGCATAGCCACCGCACGTCGAGCTTCCCCACTCACCGTCGCCGGCGACAGACGTCAGACCGGCCAGCAGTTCGTCGACAGCGTTTTCGCGCTTGCCCGAGGCCTGCTTGATCTTGGTCTCCTTCCGGGAGACGTTGTTGCCATATCTGCTTTCAACAG TGATTGGTACTTGGAGTGGTTGCTTGCGGTTGCATTTGTTGGCGCCATTGCTGCTCCTCTGAATTACAGATGG AGCTTCGAAGAGACACTATCTGCAATGGTAGCAGTTCGGCCAGTGATGTTGGTCATTGATGAGGGCGGCTGTCAATGGTATTCAAAGCTTCAAAACGATCACATACCTTCCTTGAGATGGCATGTCTTAATTGGTTTCCATCCACCAGGTTATGACAAGACAAGGGGAG CATTAacctctgaagaattgaagaagcATTATGTAATAAACATGCCTCCGAATTTCCTCCATGCACCTGAAGGTGTAGCTCTAATATGCTTTACTTCAG GAACAACGGGAAGGCCAAAGGGTGTTGCTATCACACATTCGGCTCTGATTGTACAGACCCTGGCAAAAGTTGCTATTGTTGGTTATAGTGAGGATGAT GTTTATTTACATACTGCTCCTTTGTGTCACATTGGCGGTTTGTCATCAGCCATTGCCATGCTAATGCTTGGAGCTCGCCATATATTAATTCCTAAGTTTGAGGTTAAGCCTGCTGTTGAAGCAATAGATCTATATGGTGTGACTTCTTTAATCACTGTCCCAGCGATGATGGCTGATTTAGTTTCTTTAATCAG GGAAAGAGATAATGGCAAAACCAGAGAAAGTGTGAAGAAGATATTAAATGGAGGTGGGGGGCTACCATTAGAGCTAATCAAAGATGCCGTGAGCATTTTTCCCAGAGCTAAGCTTGTGTCAGCTTACG GGATGACTGAGACATGCTCATCATTGACCTTCCTGATGCTTTGCGATCCAATGGGAGAAACTTCTGTTCCACACTTCCAGAGTTATGAGCATTCAAAATGTCGTTCAGTATATCAACCAGAGGGTGTTTGTGTTGGCAAGCCTGCCCCTCACATAGAAATAAAGATTTCTTTGGATGGTTCTTCTAATGTTGGGAGAATTTTAACAAGAGGACCACATTTAATGCTTAGGTACTATGATAAAATTTCTGCAAGGCCATCAAATGATGCCAACGACGTTTGGTTTGACACAGGCGATATTGGCTCAATAGATGATAATGGTAATCTGTGGCTTGTTGGACGATCAAATGGCAGAATAAAAAGTGGTGGAGAGAACATTTACCCTGAGGAG GGGCATTCTTCTACTAGTTACACTAGTATTGATTCATCTTGTGAAGTAGATTACACAAATGAGTTTACGACAAATGAG ATATTCAAAAGTCGAGAAGCTCTAATTAATTGGACACGAGAGGTTGGAAAGAGAAAGGGATTGGTTATAGTCATAAAGACATCTGATGCTGGCGTGAATGGTAGGAGGCCTAGAATTTCTTTTGGGTGTGAGAGAAGTGGGAGATATAGAAGGATATCAAAATTGGAAGTTTTAGGAGACAAAGGAGCACGCAAGCTTACTGGAACCAAAAAATGTGGATGCCCCTTTTTACTGAAAGGACAAAAATTGACCACCGATGATGATTGGATGGTAAAAGTAGTCTGTGGAATACATAATCACGTTGCAAATAAAAATATGGAAGGACATACATTTGCAGGGAGGTTATCGCAAGAAGAGAATGAGATTTTGATGAACTTGTCTAACTCATCAGTCCGTCCTAAAGATATATTGAGTACATTGAAGAGTCGTGATGCTCAAAATGCTAGCACAATGAAGACTATATATAATGCTCGTCATCGACAAAAGAGAGTTGAGAAGAAACGAAAACCAGACATGCAAGAACTTTTTG GTGGAGAGAATTCTATTGCAACATCCGGGAGTTAA
- the LOC103484311 gene encoding 2-succinylbenzoate--CoA ligase, chloroplastic/peroxisomal isoform X3 yields the protein MTNYSLPHICQCLTRIATARRASPLTVAGDRRQTGQQFVDSVFALARGLLDLGLLPGDVVAISAFNSDWYLEWLLAVAFVGAIAAPLNYRWSFEETLSAMVAVRPVMLVIDEGGCQWYSKLQNDHIPSLRWHVLIGFHPPGYDKTRGALTSEELKKHYVINMPPNFLHAPEGVALICFTSGTTGRPKGVAITHSALIVQTLAKVAIVGYSEDDVYLHTAPLCHIGGLSSAIAMLMLGARHILIPKFEVKPAVEAIDLYGVTSLITVPAMMADLVSLIRERDNGKTRESVKKILNGGGGLPLELIKDAVSIFPRAKLVSAYGMTETCSSLTFLMLCDPMGETSVPHFQSYEHSKCRSVYQPEGVCVGKPAPHIEIKISLDGSSNVGRILTRGPHLMLRYYDKISARPSNDANDVWFDTGDIGSIDDNGNLWLVGRSNGRIKSGGENIYPEEVERILLQHPGVKGCVVVGIPDSRLTEKAVACVQLEKDWQWYETNHELLRGKVKQHISSAILREHCMKCNLTGFKVPKEFIKWGKPFPVTTMGKLKRDAVRNEVISQLRLLRSTL from the exons ATGACCAATTACTCCCTCCCTCACATCTGCCAGTGCCTCACTCGCATAGCCACCGCACGTCGAGCTTCCCCACTCACCGTCGCCGGCGACAGACGTCAGACCGGCCAGCAGTTCGTCGACAGCGTTTTCGCGCTTGCCCGAGGCCTGCTTGATCTTGGTCTCCTTCCGGGAGACGTTGTTGCCATATCTGCTTTCAACAG TGATTGGTACTTGGAGTGGTTGCTTGCGGTTGCATTTGTTGGCGCCATTGCTGCTCCTCTGAATTACAGATGG AGCTTCGAAGAGACACTATCTGCAATGGTAGCAGTTCGGCCAGTGATGTTGGTCATTGATGAGGGCGGCTGTCAATGGTATTCAAAGCTTCAAAACGATCACATACCTTCCTTGAGATGGCATGTCTTAATTGGTTTCCATCCACCAGGTTATGACAAGACAAGGGGAG CATTAacctctgaagaattgaagaagcATTATGTAATAAACATGCCTCCGAATTTCCTCCATGCACCTGAAGGTGTAGCTCTAATATGCTTTACTTCAG GAACAACGGGAAGGCCAAAGGGTGTTGCTATCACACATTCGGCTCTGATTGTACAGACCCTGGCAAAAGTTGCTATTGTTGGTTATAGTGAGGATGAT GTTTATTTACATACTGCTCCTTTGTGTCACATTGGCGGTTTGTCATCAGCCATTGCCATGCTAATGCTTGGAGCTCGCCATATATTAATTCCTAAGTTTGAGGTTAAGCCTGCTGTTGAAGCAATAGATCTATATGGTGTGACTTCTTTAATCACTGTCCCAGCGATGATGGCTGATTTAGTTTCTTTAATCAG GGAAAGAGATAATGGCAAAACCAGAGAAAGTGTGAAGAAGATATTAAATGGAGGTGGGGGGCTACCATTAGAGCTAATCAAAGATGCCGTGAGCATTTTTCCCAGAGCTAAGCTTGTGTCAGCTTACG GGATGACTGAGACATGCTCATCATTGACCTTCCTGATGCTTTGCGATCCAATGGGAGAAACTTCTGTTCCACACTTCCAGAGTTATGAGCATTCAAAATGTCGTTCAGTATATCAACCAGAGGGTGTTTGTGTTGGCAAGCCTGCCCCTCACATAGAAATAAAGATTTCTTTGGATGGTTCTTCTAATGTTGGGAGAATTTTAACAAGAGGACCACATTTAATGCTTAGGTACTATGATAAAATTTCTGCAAGGCCATCAAATGATGCCAACGACGTTTGGTTTGACACAGGCGATATTGGCTCAATAGATGATAATGGTAATCTGTGGCTTGTTGGACGATCAAATGGCAGAATAAAAAGTGGTGGAGAGAACATTTACCCTGAGGAG GTGGAGAGAATTCTATTGCAACATCCGGGAGTTAAAGGCTGTGTTGTGGTCGGCATTCCTGATTCTCGATTGACAGAGAAGGCTGTGGCTTGTGTTCAATTAGAAAAGGACTGGCAATGGTATGAAACCAATCACGAACTTCTTCGTGGAAAGGTTAAGCAGCATATATCTAGTGCAATTCTTCGTGAACATTGCATGAAATGTAACTTAACTGG GTTCAAAGTACCAAAGGAGTTTATCAAGTGGGGGAAGCCATTTCCAGTCACTACAATGGGAAAATTGAAAAGGGACGCAGTTCGAAATGAGGTAATATCTCAACTTCGATTACTGCGTAGCACCCTTTGA
- the LOC103484311 gene encoding 2-succinylbenzoate--CoA ligase, chloroplastic/peroxisomal isoform X2: MTNYSLPHICQCLTRIATARRASPLTVAGDRRQTGQQFVDSVFALARGLLDLGLLPGDVVAISAFNSDWYLEWLLAVAFVGAIAAPLNYRWSFEETLSAMVAVRPVMLVIDEGGCQWYSKLQNDHIPSLRWHVLIGFHPPGYDKTRGALTSEELKKHYVINMPPNFLHAPEGVALICFTSGTTGRPKGVAITHSALIVQTLAKVAIVGYSEDDVYLHTAPLCHIGGLSSAIAMLMLGARHILIPKFEVKPAVEAIDLYGVTSLITVPAMMADLVSLIRERDNGKTRESVKKILNGGGGLPLELIKDAVSIFPRAKLVSAYGMTETCSSLTFLMLCDPMGETSVPHFQSYEHSKCRSVYQPEGVCVGKPAPHIEIKISLDGSSNVGRILTRGPHLMLRYYDKISARPSNDANDVWFDTGDIGSIDDNGNLWLVGRSNGRIKSGGENIYPEEGHSSTSYTSIDSSCEVDYTNEFTTNEIFKSREALINWTREVGKRKGLVIVIKTSDAGVNGRRPRISFGCERSGRYRRISKLEVLGDKGARKLTGTKKCGCPFLLKGQKLTTDDDWMVKVVCGIHNHVANKNMEGHTFAGRLSQEENEILMNLSNSSVRPKDILSTLKSRDAQNASTMKTIYNARHRQKRVEKKRKPDMQELFDGMIVGA; encoded by the exons ATGACCAATTACTCCCTCCCTCACATCTGCCAGTGCCTCACTCGCATAGCCACCGCACGTCGAGCTTCCCCACTCACCGTCGCCGGCGACAGACGTCAGACCGGCCAGCAGTTCGTCGACAGCGTTTTCGCGCTTGCCCGAGGCCTGCTTGATCTTGGTCTCCTTCCGGGAGACGTTGTTGCCATATCTGCTTTCAACAG TGATTGGTACTTGGAGTGGTTGCTTGCGGTTGCATTTGTTGGCGCCATTGCTGCTCCTCTGAATTACAGATGG AGCTTCGAAGAGACACTATCTGCAATGGTAGCAGTTCGGCCAGTGATGTTGGTCATTGATGAGGGCGGCTGTCAATGGTATTCAAAGCTTCAAAACGATCACATACCTTCCTTGAGATGGCATGTCTTAATTGGTTTCCATCCACCAGGTTATGACAAGACAAGGGGAG CATTAacctctgaagaattgaagaagcATTATGTAATAAACATGCCTCCGAATTTCCTCCATGCACCTGAAGGTGTAGCTCTAATATGCTTTACTTCAG GAACAACGGGAAGGCCAAAGGGTGTTGCTATCACACATTCGGCTCTGATTGTACAGACCCTGGCAAAAGTTGCTATTGTTGGTTATAGTGAGGATGAT GTTTATTTACATACTGCTCCTTTGTGTCACATTGGCGGTTTGTCATCAGCCATTGCCATGCTAATGCTTGGAGCTCGCCATATATTAATTCCTAAGTTTGAGGTTAAGCCTGCTGTTGAAGCAATAGATCTATATGGTGTGACTTCTTTAATCACTGTCCCAGCGATGATGGCTGATTTAGTTTCTTTAATCAG GGAAAGAGATAATGGCAAAACCAGAGAAAGTGTGAAGAAGATATTAAATGGAGGTGGGGGGCTACCATTAGAGCTAATCAAAGATGCCGTGAGCATTTTTCCCAGAGCTAAGCTTGTGTCAGCTTACG GGATGACTGAGACATGCTCATCATTGACCTTCCTGATGCTTTGCGATCCAATGGGAGAAACTTCTGTTCCACACTTCCAGAGTTATGAGCATTCAAAATGTCGTTCAGTATATCAACCAGAGGGTGTTTGTGTTGGCAAGCCTGCCCCTCACATAGAAATAAAGATTTCTTTGGATGGTTCTTCTAATGTTGGGAGAATTTTAACAAGAGGACCACATTTAATGCTTAGGTACTATGATAAAATTTCTGCAAGGCCATCAAATGATGCCAACGACGTTTGGTTTGACACAGGCGATATTGGCTCAATAGATGATAATGGTAATCTGTGGCTTGTTGGACGATCAAATGGCAGAATAAAAAGTGGTGGAGAGAACATTTACCCTGAGGAG GGGCATTCTTCTACTAGTTACACTAGTATTGATTCATCTTGTGAAGTAGATTACACAAATGAGTTTACGACAAATGAG ATATTCAAAAGTCGAGAAGCTCTAATTAATTGGACACGAGAGGTTGGAAAGAGAAAGGGATTGGTTATAGTCATAAAGACATCTGATGCTGGCGTGAATGGTAGGAGGCCTAGAATTTCTTTTGGGTGTGAGAGAAGTGGGAGATATAGAAGGATATCAAAATTGGAAGTTTTAGGAGACAAAGGAGCACGCAAGCTTACTGGAACCAAAAAATGTGGATGCCCCTTTTTACTGAAAGGACAAAAATTGACCACCGATGATGATTGGATGGTAAAAGTAGTCTGTGGAATACATAATCACGTTGCAAATAAAAATATGGAAGGACATACATTTGCAGGGAGGTTATCGCAAGAAGAGAATGAGATTTTGATGAACTTGTCTAACTCATCAGTCCGTCCTAAAGATATATTGAGTACATTGAAGAGTCGTGATGCTCAAAATGCTAGCACAATGAAGACTATATATAATGCTCGTCATCGACAAAAGAGAGTTGAGAAGAAACGAAAACCAGACATGCAAGAACTTTTTG ATGGAATGATCGTTGGTGCGTGA